In Kytococcus sedentarius DSM 20547, the sequence CGGTGACCGGCCCCGTGGCGTCGCTGGTCGTGGGGTTGCCCCCGGTCTCACCCAGCCGGGTGGTGCCGGAGACGGTCGTGCCCGAGCCGGTGTTCACCGCACGGGTCGGCGGGGAGTCGGGGTCGTCGCCCTCCGGCCCATCCGGTCCCTCCGAGGCCCCGGTGGCGGCCGCCCCGGCAGCCGCCGTCGCCCCGGCGCCGGCCGCGGCCACCCGGGAGGTCCTCGCATCATGGGGGTCCTGGGCGTCGTCGGACGCGAGGGGCTGCGGCCCGGTGGCGTCGCGGTCGTCGCCGGCGCCCCGGCCGCCCTCGTGCATCCGTGACGTGTCGGCCATGCGGATCGCGTCGCTGTCGGCCGGCTGCGACCCGGTGGTGGATCCCGAGACGTCCGTCGTGGACCCGATGGGGGGAGCCGTCGGGGCGGGTTCGTCGCCGGCGAAACCCGGGATGTCGTTGCCGGGCTGCCACGGTGCGTAGGGGTCGTCGTCGGGCGCTGCGGCACCCTCGCTGCGTGACGCGGAGGGGGCTTCGTGCGCCCGGGTGGTCTCGGCCGCATCGGCCGGGGTGTCCTGCCGGTGGTCGATCCGTCGGACCTGCCCCGCGTCGCCGTCCGGTGCGTCAGCACCGGGTGCCTGACCGTCCGGCGCCGCGTCGGGGACGGCAGGGGCCTGCGACTGCTGTTCGGACCCACGGTATGGGTGGCCCGGGGGGTCCTCCAGGGGGCGGAAGGCCGGGGCCTGCTCCTCGCGCGGCGCCGAATCCGCATCGTCCACCTCCAGCGGACGGAAGCCGCCGAAGGCCTTCTCCTCCGCAGCAGGGGCCGCAGCGCCGGCGCCCCAGGCCGCGGAGGCCCCCGCGGGGGCGGTGGACCCGGTGACCGTGGTCGTGGGACGCGGCCCCTTCAGGTCGTTCAGCAGACCGCGCAGCGAGATCTCCAGCTCCCGGGCGGACCCGGGGCGGTCAGCAGGGTGCTTGGCCAGCGCCCGGTCGATCAGCTCCTCCAGGGCGGGCGGCACCGACGGCGCCGAGGCCGAGACCCGGGGCGGGGCCACGTGCAGGTGCTGGTTGACCAGGGCGGCGCTGTCCCCCTGGAACGGCGGGCGTCCGGCGAGCATCTCGAACAGCACGCACCCCAAGGCGTAGACGTCCGAGGGCGGCTCGGCGCGCTCGCCGGTGGCCAGCTCGGGGGCCATGTACTTGGCCGTCCCCAGCACGTGGTCCGGCTGGCTGACCGTGATGCTGATGTCGTTCAGGGCCTGGGCGATGCCGAAGTCCATGATCCGCACCGAGCCGTCGGCGGAGATCATGATGTTGCCCGGCTTGATGTCGTTGTGCACGACGCCCTGCTCGTGGCTGTACGCCAGGGCGTTCAGGACGTCGGCAGCGATCGTCACCGCCCGCGTGGGGGGCAGCTTCCCCTCGGTGTCCAGGACGGTGCGCAGGGTGCTGCCGGTGACCTTCTCCATCACGATGAAGGGGCGCGGCAGGCCGCCGCGGGCGTCGGGCTGCTCCTCCCCGACATCGAAGACCGACACGATGCCGGGGTGGTTCAGCCGGGCGGCGGCCAGGGCCTCGGACTCGAAGCGGCGCACGAAGGCAGGGTCACGGGCCAGGTCCTCCCGCAGCACCTTGATGGCCACGCGCCGTCCCAGCCGCGTGTCGGTGGCAGCCACGACGTCGGCCATGCCCCCGTGGCCCAGGGGCTCCTCGACCTCGTACCGGTCCGACAGATTCCGCGCGTCCATGCCTTCTCTCCTAGACCAGGTCCTGTGCCGGCAGCGGGTTGGGGCCCGAGGATGCCGTGGTGGTGGGGTCCGTCACCGGGGTGGTGTCACCCGGGTCGGGGGTGGCGGTGCTCGAGGGCCAGGTGATGGTGGGGCCGGTCGGGTCCGGCGGATCGGTGGGGTCCGGCGGGTCGACGATGGTGGGTGTGGGGTCCGGCTCGGAGGTGGTGGGTTCGGGCTCCGGGTCGCTGTTGCTCGGATCGGGCCCCGGCTCCGTGGTGGGCTCCTCCGGGTCCGAGGTGGTGGGAGCGGGGTCCGAGGTCGTCGGGTCGGGCTCGGACGTGCTGGGGTCCGGCTCCGGGTCGGAGGTGGTGGGTTCCGGGTCCGTGGTCGTCGGAGCGGGGTCCGAGGTCGTCGGGTCGGGCTCGGACGTGCTGGGGTCCGGCTCCGGGTCGGAGGTGCTGGGGTCCGGGTCCGGGTCGGAGGTGGTGGGTTCCGGGTCCGTGGTCGTCGGGTCCGCCTCAGAGGTGCTGGGGTCGTCCTGCGAGGTCGTCGGCGGCGGGACGACCGGGTCCGTCGTGGCGTCGTCCGAGCTCTCCGGGTCCGTCGCGGTCTCCGAGTTCTCCGAGTCGCTCTCGGACTCGGAGGCCGACCCCGAGGCGTCCGAGTCGCTCTGGGACTCCTCGGACGTCCCCCCGTCGGTCGTGGTGGTGACCGTCTGGACGGGGCCCTCCGGCTCGTCCTCCCGGCTGTTCAGCAGCATCATCACCACGGCCGTCAGCAGTCCTACGATCACGGCGGCAGCCAGGAACCAGGCCCACGGGAAGCCGCGCCGACGGGCCGGGACCCGGCGGGCACCGCTGGCGGTGGGACGGTCCAGGTTGGTCATCACCGGGTGACCCTGGGTGGTGGCCACGCTGCGGCGACGGACCGGGGTGGTCATGGCACGGGTGGCCTGGTCGGCGGGGTCCGGGCCGACCACGTGCGGCGGCGCCGCGGCCACCGCATCGGGGTTGGTGAGCATGGCGACGACCTCGCGCGCCGTCTGCGGACGGTCGGCGGGGTCCTTGGCCATCAGGCGCATCACGACGGCCGAGAGCGAGGCAGGGGTGCTGCTCGGGAGGGGCGGCACGGCCTCGTTCACGTGGGCCATGGCCGTGGCCACGACCGACTCCCGCTCGTAGGGGCGCTCGCCGGTGAGCATCTCGTGCGCGACCACGCCGAGGCTGTACAGGTCCGAGGCCGGGGTGGCTCCCCGCCCCATCAGCTGCTCGGGGGCGAGGTACTGGGCGGTGCCCATCACCTCACCGGTGCGGGTGAGGCCCGCGGAGTCCACGGCGCGCGCGATGCCGAAGTCCGTCAGCTTCGCCACCCCGGCAGGGGTCACGATGATGTTGGCGGGCTTGACGTCGCGGTGCACCACTCCGGCGGAGTGGGCGGCGCCCAGGGCCCGGGCCGCCTGCGTCATCAGGTCCGCCACCTCGTCCGGGGGCAGCGCCCCGCGGTCGCGGATCATCTGCGCGACCGTGAGACCGGGCACGTACTCCATCACCAGCCAGGCGCCGTCGTCGTTCTCTCCGAAGTCGTGGACCGCCGCGATGTTGTGGTGGTGCAGCTGGGCGGAGTGGCGGGCCTCGGAGCGGAACCGCTCGTCGAAGCCCTCGGTGTCCTTGAGCCCCTTGGTCAGCAGCTTCACCGCGACCGGACGCTGCAGCACCTCGTCATCGGCCTGCCAGACCTCGCCCATGCCACCGGTGGCGATGTGCTCGGTGAGGCGGTAGCGCCCAGCGATCACGTCGCCGGCGGTGTGCCGTCCCCTCATCGGGTGATCACCTCTTCCATCATCGAGCGGGCAATGGGCGCGGCCACCGAGCCTCCGGTGCCGGTCTCACCACTGGCCGAGCGTCCCACGTCCTCGACCACCACGGCGACGGCCACCTGGGGGTCGTCCGCGGGGGCGAAGCCGGTGAACCAGGCGTGCACGCGACCGTCGGGGTCGTCGAACTCCGCGGTCCCGGTCTTGCCGGCGACGCGGACCCCCGGGATGGCTGCGGCGCGACCGGTGCCGGACTCGACCACGGACACCATCATCTCCCTCAACTGCTCTGCCGTCTCGGGCGACACGGCCCGCCCCATGTCCCCGGCCTCCGCGCGGGAGATGACGTCGAGTTCCTGGTCGAGGACCTGTTCCACGAGATGAGGCTCCTTGGCTTGGCCACCGTTGGCGATGGCGGCGCTGATGAGGGCCACCTGGAGGGGGGTGACGCGTACGTCGTGCTGGCCGAGCGCCGCCAGGGCGGTCTGGGCCTCGGTGGGGTCGTCCGGGAAGGTGCTGGTGGTCACGCGCATGGGCACCCGGATCTGCTCGCCGAACCCGAAGTCCTCGGCGGCGGTGCGGAGGCGTTCGTCGCCCAGCTCGGCGCCGAGGTCGGCGAAGGCCGTGTTGCAGGAGACGCGCAGGGCGTCGGACAGGCTCTGCTCGTCGGACTCGTCCTGCGTGCACGCCTTGCCACCGAAGTTCCGCAGGGTGGTGTTGGTGCCCGGGAGGGTGTAGGTGCGCGGCGCGGGCACCGTGCTGTCCGGCTCGAGCAGGTCGTCCTCCAGGGCCGCGGCCGCGGTGATCAGCTTGAACACCGATCCCGGCGGGTAGGTGTTGCCGCCGAT encodes:
- a CDS encoding peptidoglycan D,D-transpeptidase FtsI family protein, producing MNPPIRRLAWLIALLFAALLVAGSWIQVVDAQDLRERPGNRRTLLNEFGRERGQILVDGEAVATSVPSEGRVPWRRTYPQGEDYAHVTGWFSLIYGSGGGLEGAQSSLLSGTDDSLFYRRLPDLLTGQDPAGATIETTIDPSAQRAASEALGDRRGAAIAIDPRSGAILAMVSHPTFDPSALSQEDVSRVEAAWTELNADPERPLVNRTIGGNTYPPGSVFKLITAAAALEDDLLEPDSTVPAPRTYTLPGTNTTLRNFGGKACTQDESDEQSLSDALRVSCNTAFADLGAELGDERLRTAAEDFGFGEQIRVPMRVTTSTFPDDPTEAQTALAALGQHDVRVTPLQVALISAAIANGGQAKEPHLVEQVLDQELDVISRAEAGDMGRAVSPETAEQLREMMVSVVESGTGRAAAIPGVRVAGKTGTAEFDDPDGRVHAWFTGFAPADDPQVAVAVVVEDVGRSASGETGTGGSVAAPIARSMMEEVITR
- a CDS encoding serine/threonine-protein kinase; protein product: MRGRHTAGDVIAGRYRLTEHIATGGMGEVWQADDEVLQRPVAVKLLTKGLKDTEGFDERFRSEARHSAQLHHHNIAAVHDFGENDDGAWLVMEYVPGLTVAQMIRDRGALPPDEVADLMTQAARALGAAHSAGVVHRDVKPANIIVTPAGVAKLTDFGIARAVDSAGLTRTGEVMGTAQYLAPEQLMGRGATPASDLYSLGVVAHEMLTGERPYERESVVATAMAHVNEAVPPLPSSTPASLSAVVMRLMAKDPADRPQTAREVVAMLTNPDAVAAAPPHVVGPDPADQATRAMTTPVRRRSVATTQGHPVMTNLDRPTASGARRVPARRRGFPWAWFLAAAVIVGLLTAVVMMLLNSREDEPEGPVQTVTTTTDGGTSEESQSDSDASGSASESESDSENSETATDPESSDDATTDPVVPPPTTSQDDPSTSEADPTTTDPEPTTSDPDPDPSTSDPEPDPSTSEPDPTTSDPAPTTTDPEPTTSDPEPDPSTSEPDPTTSDPAPTTSDPEEPTTEPGPDPSNSDPEPEPTTSEPDPTPTIVDPPDPTDPPDPTGPTITWPSSTATPDPGDTTPVTDPTTTASSGPNPLPAQDLV
- a CDS encoding Stk1 family PASTA domain-containing Ser/Thr kinase; protein product: MDARNLSDRYEVEEPLGHGGMADVVAATDTRLGRRVAIKVLREDLARDPAFVRRFESEALAAARLNHPGIVSVFDVGEEQPDARGGLPRPFIVMEKVTGSTLRTVLDTEGKLPPTRAVTIAADVLNALAYSHEQGVVHNDIKPGNIMISADGSVRIMDFGIAQALNDISITVSQPDHVLGTAKYMAPELATGERAEPPSDVYALGCVLFEMLAGRPPFQGDSAALVNQHLHVAPPRVSASAPSVPPALEELIDRALAKHPADRPGSARELEISLRGLLNDLKGPRPTTTVTGSTAPAGASAAWGAGAAAPAAEEKAFGGFRPLEVDDADSAPREEQAPAFRPLEDPPGHPYRGSEQQSQAPAVPDAAPDGQAPGADAPDGDAGQVRRIDHRQDTPADAAETTRAHEAPSASRSEGAAAPDDDPYAPWQPGNDIPGFAGDEPAPTAPPIGSTTDVSGSTTGSQPADSDAIRMADTSRMHEGGRGAGDDRDATGPQPLASDDAQDPHDARTSRVAAAGAGATAAAGAAATGASEGPDGPEGDDPDSPPTRAVNTGSGTTVSGTTRLGETGGNPTTSDATGPVTGRFSRRARREGVPWWAWPVAGLALVGVAAGVAAGIDNWSNERGSVSVPDVRGKSQQEAEEILKDADLEVRIEGRVDEAPLGTVLEQTPGPDTAVERGSAVTLVVASTENSPAPSGSSGDPSSSESSSSDQSPSDSSGGESSREESSGGNESSDAGPSTSQTPDPTTSGPGGVPVPPPSTPELPPTDGGQPTTEPGPDPTTTTEPDPTTTEPDPTTTEPDPTTSEPDPTTSEPDPTTSEPDPTTTEPDPTTSEPDPTTSEPDPTTSEPDPTTSEPDPTTSEPDPTTSEPDPTTTEPDPTTSEPDPTTTEPDPTTSEPDPSTSEPTTSEPDPTERSADPSPSTEPTPTGDPSSPGPTSPEPTSPEPTSPSRS